The following are from one region of the Anomaloglossus baeobatrachus isolate aAnoBae1 chromosome 1, aAnoBae1.hap1, whole genome shotgun sequence genome:
- the LOC142257905 gene encoding uncharacterized protein LOC142257905, with protein MPHNRKKHLCPCGKEYAHMGSLIRHRKACSTYNSSNTGKKPIVCGEADCKFQYINVLGLKQHLTKEHGFVFTEEEKTFVSRGEFQEWKDDLERDTNYSFYKSKTALRTEGTVEYYYCNRSGQCKVTSSVKCPARMTATTLPDGTVNLCFCSTHYGHPTQLCDIRLPKGDREDIAENIQERKPGNVCMELDCEFRYLTVHEFCHHLRKVHGFVLTEEEKTFGSRVDFQQWKDNLERDTNASFYKKNTSFLTDGTVEYYYCNRSGQYKGASSGIRKCKSQGTCKINTNCTARMKAKTLSDGAVHLYVCYTHYGHDAQLCHIRIPKRDREDIAENLQEGIPAKKIVKRLFASEVLSLERKHLVTNKDISNIASAYRIDRIQRHSEDHISVDSHILEDLEMEKSSVILYKRQQEGAFTHPPDLQHKLNKEDFVLGIMSNFQMKMFQKFGNKIVCLDCTHGTNGYDFHLITILVIDDFSESVPVAWMISNKETTCVLTIFFSQVRKIAGAVSTKVIMSDKGPQYYKSWVNAFDCKVNAKKLLCIRHVVKDWKENLRSIHDKNVADQMYKTLTLLLEEQDSKIFEKLLNKMLLTMDESEKTTSFLEYFRKEWVPCKEQWAKCFRLHSGITTNMCLDRCHRSIKYEYLDGKKNKTVDELYVALNEMAQELARKRLVKLEKGKTMWKVTQFHNRHRKALTLPISLVKQMSSTKWTVSSQITINETTTASNPLVYVVEKKDANCEKPCHLYCEQCKICLHDYSCNCPDSATKSMICKHIHLVVIHTKNSGNDSEHVMDAIMANDDLQCDASEFSGNESPSSSPDHVATSLVGTASVLESLNIGKSHMKEQTDVLRMKQELINAAHMICDEVQNGSAEDMDLLTAARNQITAGISVLNLIKSRTSTPASKSSV; from the coding sequence TTGTGTTCACTGAAGAAGAAAAGACATTTGTGTCCAGAGGTGAGTTTCAGGAATGGAAAGATGATTTAGAGAGGGATACAAATTATAGCTTTTATAAGAGCAAAACTGCATTGAGAACTGAAGGCACTGTTGAGTATTACTACTGTAACAGATCCGGTCAATGTAAGGTAACAAGCAGTGTGAAATGCCCAGCTAGAATGACAGCCACAACACTCCCTGATGGAACAGTAAATCTCTGCTTCTGTTCTACTCATTATGGACATCCTACTCAATTGTGTGACATTAGGCTTCCAAAGGGTGACCGAGAAGACATTGCTGAAAATATTCAAGAGAGGAAGCCAGGTAATGTGTGCATGGAACTAGACTGTGAATTCAGATACTTGACCGTGCATGAATTTTGTCACCATTTGAGGAAGGTTCACGGATTTGTGTTGACTGAAGAAGAAAAGACATTTGGGTCCAGAGTGGACTTTCAGCAATGGAAAGATAATTTAGAGAGGGATACAAATGCTAGCTTTTATAAGAAAAATACTTCATTCCTGACTGACGGCACTGTTGAGTATTACTACTGTAACAGATCAGGACAGTATAAGGGAGCAAGCAGTGGAATTAGAAAATGTAAGTCGCAGGGTACATGCAAAATAAACACGAACTGCACGGCCAGAATGAAAGCCAAAACCCTCTCTGATGGAGCCGTACACCTGTACGTCTGTTATACTCATTATGGACATGATGCTCAGTTGTGTCACATTAGGATTCCAAAGCGGGACAGAGAAGACATTGCGGAAAATCTTCAAGAGGGGATTCCAGCCAAGAAAATAGTAAAGCGCCTGTTTGCAAGTGAGGTTCTGTCTCTAGAGCGTAAACATCTGGTCACCAATAAAGATATATCTAATATTGCTTCAGCTTATCGCATTGACAGAATACAGCGACATTCTGAAGACCACATAAGTGTAGATTCACACATTCTTGAAGATTTGGAGATGGAGAAGTCGTCTGTTATACTGTATAAACGGCAACAAGAAGGCGCCTTCACTCACCCACCTGACCTGCAGCACAAGCTAAACAAAGAAGACTTTGTTCTCGGAATCATGTCCAATTTCCAAATGAAAATGTTTCAAAAGTTTGGGAATAAAATTGTATGTTTGGACTGTACACATGGGACAAATGGCTATGATTTCCATCTCATAACAATACTTGTAATTGATGATTTTAGTGAAAGCGTTCCTGTAGCCTGGATGATATCCAATAAGGAAACCACTTGTGTACTTACAATATTTTTTTCTCAGGTAAGGAAAATTGCTGGAGCAGTGTCTACTAAAGTAATAATGAGCGACAAAGGACCTCAATATTACAAGAGTTGGGTTAATGCTTTTGACTGCAAAGTTAACGCAAAAAAGTTATTATGCATAAGGCACGTTGTTAAAGATTGGAAAGAAAACCTGAGAAGCATTCATGACAAAAATGTAGCAGATCAAATGTACAAAACACTTACTTTATTACTTGAAGAACAGGATTCCAAAATTTTTGAAAAGCTCCTAAACAAAATGCTCCTTACAATGGATGAGAGTGAGAAAACCACGTCTTTCTTAGAATACTTCCGAAAAGAATGGGTTCCTTGTAAAGAACAATGGGCAAAGTGTTTCCGCCTCCACAGTGGAATAACCACAAACATGTGCTTGGACCGCTGTCACAGGTCTATAAAGTATGAATATCTCGATGGTAAGAAAAACAAAACCGTGGATGAATTGTATGTCGCTTTAAATGAAATGGCTCAAGAGCTAGCGAGAAAAAGACTTGTGAAACTTGAAAAAGGGAAGACAATGTGGAAAGTTACACAATTTCACAACAGGCATCGTAAAGCATTAACGCTTCCCATTTCTCTTGTGAAGCAAATGTCATCGACTAAATGGACCGTTTCCAGTCAGATAACTATTAACGAAACTACAACTGCATCAAATCCTTTAGTGTATGTTGTTGAAAAGAAAGACGCGAACTGTGAAAAGCCCTGCCATCTATATTGTGAGCAGTGCAAGATTTGCCTTCATGACTACAGCTGTAATTGTCCCGACTCTGCGACAAAGTCTATGATATGTAAACACATTCATTTAGTTGTAATACATACTAAGAACTCAGGTAACGATTCAGAGCATGTAATGGATGCAATCATGGCAAATGATGATTTGCAGTGTGACGCTTCAGAATTCTCTGGTAATGAAAGCCCATCTTCTTCACCTGATCATGTGGCTACGTCTCTTGTAGGAACAGCTTCTGTGTTAGAATCTTTGAATATCGGTAAGAGCCATATGAAAGAACAAACTGATGTGCTTCGAATGAAACAAGAGCTTATTAATGCAGCACACATGATCTGTGATGAAGTACAAAATGGCAGTGCTGAGGACATGGATTTGCTTACAGCTGCAAGAAATCAGATCACAGCAGGGATTTCAGTTTTGAACTTGATAAAATCTCGTACCTCAACCCCAGCATCAAAATCCTCAGTCTAA